The Cannabis sativa cultivar Pink pepper isolate KNU-18-1 chromosome 8, ASM2916894v1, whole genome shotgun sequence genomic interval AAGCTTCCGGGAACAGAGTACGCCAAGAGTTCGTGACCAAAGCTCAATCTAGACACACCTCAATCCAATCTCTAGTTCCTCTACCTCTTTCCCATGTGAACGGGTAGCCCAAGAGCTCTAAATCTTCCAAACCACATTCATCTAAACAAACTTGAAAACCTTGTAGTAACCATTGGGGATATGGCCGACCCCCTTTTTTGTCCTCTTGACTAAGGACATTGTTCAAGTCACCAATTACACACCATGGAAGGGTTGAATTACTTTTTAAAGTCTTCAAAAGGGTCCATGTTTGCTCTCTTTGGTTTCGGATGGGCTCTCCATAAACCCCTGTTAATCTCCACCAACTTCCATCAAGAGCAGCAACTTTCATGTCAATATGGTTCTGAGAAAAACCCAATAAAGAGCCCTCATCTTCATTCTTCCAAAGGAAAGCCAAGCCTCCACTAAGCCCATGGGCTTCCACAACAAAAACTCCTTCATAACCCAAAGCCCGTCCCACCCAATTAACACGATCTTTTTGACATTTGGTTTCgcacaaaaaaacaaaattaggtTTCTTATGAGAAATAATCTCTTTTAGGAATTGAAAGGTCCGTTGGTTCCCAAGCCCCCGGCAATTCCAGCTCAAGACATTCATAATGCTTGGCGGGCCTGGAAACCAGAACCCGCCCCATTCACGTTTTTTGGACTCACACTCTCCACTGTTGGCATACTAACATCTTGATCTAGCATTTCAAAAATGCCATTATCTTTTGAAATATTGCCCAGCCCAACTAAAGGAGTATTCGGCCCATCCACACTCTCACCTAACTCCTTTGCCACATCAGTTCTTCTCCTTTTGTTTTCCACAACCAATAAAGCATTATTACTTAAAATAACTTCAGATGCCACATCATTCCCACCTTGAATTGACTTATCCTTAGCCTTAGGATCTTTTTCCACAAAATGAGGAACATCCCCACGTATAATCTGTTGAGGATTGCCAATATTATGAAGATTGGCAATCAATCCCTGATTATTCTCTTCCCCATGAATATTCCTTGATACGCCAGCCTGTGTGCTTTCTCCTCCACCAGTCACGGGCCCTCTGTAATTAGCACCAGATCGCAGCCATGGTGATCCGATGGTATGTTGTCTCCTCCGTGGTGCTGCCTTTAGTGAGAGATCgaacattttcttaatcaactCCGCCGGGGTGTCGAATAAACGATCACAGAACCGCTCTGAGTGCCCCAATACTCCACAAATAAAACAGAAGGTGGGTAAGGCTTCATATTTAAATTGGACTGTGCACGTCTGCCCATTTTTCCTTTCCAaagtcatcttcttcttcaatggCTTTTCGACATTAATAGTGGTACGAACTCTAAGATAATCTCTCCAAACTCCTGTGAAATTATTAGGGTCTGATTTCACAAAAGTACCAATATAATTTGCCATATGCTTCAGAGTGTTTTCAGACATAAAACCAGTTTTCATCTCATGGCATTGGATCCAGACGTCCAATCGGGTGAGAGTAATCTGTCTAGGATTCTCCCCCACTTTCACTCTCTCAAAAATCAATGGAACACGATCAAAAGTCCATGGGCTACCGTCGATAACTCTTGTAATATCAATCTCAtgataaaattgaaataaaaaatgattcGGATCAAGTTCTTTAACATACAAACCTCGGTTCGGTTGCCACAGAGATGCCTTTTTGTGTTGCATGGCTTGGCAATCGATACTGCGTTTTGTAAGGAAGCGCCCCACCAAACACCACCGATCATCGATCTCCGATaaatcaccatcatcatcatctaatAACAACCTGTCGTTATCTTCTTCGAACAGCACGTTCTCGTTATCACTCATTCTCTCAGCTTGGACTTCTGCTGGGATTCGTAAGGAAAATACCACCGTAAAACACCACCGTAGGACACCACTGATTACTCGTGAAAAAACTAACGCACACGAACAGACTTAGCAAACTTTTCAACCATGACAAAAGTCAAGacatatgttttaattttttatttggagGATTTTTTGTTTCCTTTGTTCATGTAAACATTTTGTTATCTTTAAGGAAATAGTATTATAACTACCTAAGAgggtaatatatttataaaaatccagcgaattaattttatatttaaggaaaatgataaataaatgaataatagcAAACATTCAAAGCTTCCACCTAATATTCGTCTCCATTCAAGTCATCGACTTCCACATCTCTCTTCCAACCCATTTTTGATATTATCTGGTGTGGTCTCTGACTCCGATCATAAACCCTAGAACTAACATTTCTCAATTTTCTCAAAACTTGCTATTTCTCTCTCACTCAATTGATCAACTTTGCTGGGTTTACATGGCAGAAATGAAGCTCTTTTTACTCCTCCTAGTCCTTATTGCACCCCTCGCTCAAGCCACCGACATCAACTACTGcagtatctctctctctctctctctgcttcacttttttttttcgtgTGTCATCGTTATTATcgccaatttttatttttctctgattttttttttttttggaaagaaaacaagttttttttttctctgattTTAATTTGGGTTTCTGGCTATAGGCTTGATTTCATATAGATTTTCAGATTTGGGTTTTTGTTTTAGCTTTAGTATAAATGCCATGATTTTCCTTACCACTGAAAACAAAAcgaaaattatttctttttcccAAGTATTATATGCTCTGTTTGATTGGCTTACCaagattattattttattttttggggaattttattttgttttgatgATATCTATTATGCCACTTGATTGATGTATAATGTTATATGTGTTAATTTGAACAACGAAAATGGATTTGTAAAGATAGGGTGCCCAACAATAGATCATATactcaattatttttatgttctttcAACAATTTCATTTAAGCTTATCATGTCTGTATATGTGTAATTAATCAGACTGATATATCAATTTATTCTTATTCTTATCTTGTGTTGTTGGTATTTAATGAACAATAACCTGATATCTTTTGTGGTGTGACATATAATGTAGCTAAGAAGCTTTATGAAGTCAAGGTTAGTAAAGTAGATATAAATCCTTATCCAATAGTCAGAGGCGAGCCAGCAACTTTCGCCATTGCTGCAACTACAGGTACTCTTCTGAAGTTAAACTTATGATTTTCGACATGTAAAGGTTTTGCTCTGCTGTTTGATATTTTATGGTTGAAAACAATATgaaatttgatttatttttctgtaaGAATTGAAATCAAAATATGCTTTTTACTAGAGTTAGTATCTCTCTATCGATGTTATTCTAGGTTTGTTTGATATTGGTGTAAAAAGAAACCAAAATGGGTTTTTCAAATGGCCCAGAAAAGTAGTTTGCTCGTACAAAATCTAAGTGTAAAAATATgttcatttttttcttcatcaggttacctttctttttcttcaaggGTGTATGACATTTTATAATTTCACGATCATATATGACGATTCAATCTAAAAGTTCTGAAAATAAGCTTTAGCAAAACGTATATGTAAACTCACTACGAAAGGTTTGATGTTAATAATTAGTAAACGGTGCGAGAAGCCTGTCCATTTGCCTTGATCTTTCCTTTTCTATTCTGAACTCGGGACCTTTTATGTGCCAACAGATACACCAATCTCTGGAGGGAAGATAGAGATCGATGTTTCGGTGTTTGGAATCCAAATCCACCGAGAATTTCTTGACCTTTGCACTGAGACATCTTGCCCTGTCTCATCCGGTGATTTCGTGGTTTCTCACTCTCAAGCTTTACCTGCATTTACTCCTCCAGTAAGTCATCTGTCCATTGAATAATTTAATTTgctttagatatatatataagtacttAGTTCTGAGCCATGTCATCGCCAAATTCCTGCTAAATCATTTTTGTTAGATGCTAAATTCCATCTAAATCATTCATGTTTCATCTAATTTACTGATAGTATCTCCTCTAATATCATTGATTCATTTAGATAGTCATTCCAAGATCATTTGTGGCTCTTAGTTTCGTATCTTATAACATAATGCACTGGGGTCATGTCCATGTATATGAAaggaattttctatttttatttatagaagGAATTTTCTACTTAGGATATTCAAATGTTGTCCTGAGCCAACAAAGTGTCATGTTTGTCGGTCTGTGTACACACAGGAAAGATTAATATAGTTTACAAGTGCTTGGGCTACTCTTAGTGAATCAAATTTTTTATGTTGACCATTTAAATTAGATAAGtttgataattataataaaatctgATACATAGTTGAGTCAACCTCCTAATAGTGttatcttcttctctttttccGCCTATTGAGGCTGAAGAATCTTCAATGTACTAAGATGATATTAGCAATAAAACCTTAaatcttcttctctttttcatGGAGGAGTCTATTCGAACTTTATATTAAACAAATGTCCTTATCATAATTGCTCTATACAATGGTATTTCTGATAAATTTTCCTCGTACAGGGTACATACACACTTAGAATGAGAATGCACGATGAAAGTGGTCATGAACTGACATGCATTTCCTTCAAGTTTAGCATTGGGCTTGGATCATCTGTGGCAGATAGCTAGAGGTGCAGCATAGATTAATTGTATAGTTTAATCTATGTGCATCATTGCCCTCTTTCCAAAAACGTGTAAAAAGAAAACTTCAGCACTGTTGCTCCATAAACCATGCTTAAACTTTTATTATGTGTAATTTACTATTGTACCAACTACTACTTTCCCTTTTGAACGATAATATGTTACCACAGCTCTTTCAAGGAGCAACCAAAATATTCCTCTTGTCACACCCAGGTAATCAGCCTTGATTCCCGGGTATTCCCTACTTACTATATTGTCTGTTCTTTTCTGTTTTTAAGacccttttatttcttttttttttttcttttcataacatatctaatctcgtgtgtgtgtgtgtgttgatCATAAATCAAATTCTTTTTAATAAGGTAGAATAGTgctgtttttctttctttttttgagaaaaagataGCCTCAAAAACACACCTCTAAAGCCAATTCCACCAGGAAAGGACTCGTAGAGATCAGCAATAACATTCACTTTCCTAGAACAAAACAGGAAATTAACATCAATAGTATCTTTAACCACAAAGCCCCAAAGAAGAGTCGAGCTATAATTTCAGAGAAGCTGGTGCCATTTCGACGCACTCCATACAGCACGGTCGGCGTCCCTATACTCCAAAGCCAAAACCGCATTCACATTAGCTTTGACTATCCCATCAGTGGCCTAACCCAGTGAATAATCTCATCTGAATCCGCACCATTAACACATTGATGAGCCACCTTGTTTGGTTTGCTGTATTAGTTTTTTGGTAAGGactccaaaaaagaaaaatcttgacaattaattcagctGATAGGACATTATCATGCATTTTTTGTTCCTATAATACCATATAcgcaaaaaatcaataaataacaAACACTTGCTCCATTTTTTTGTCGATAACACCAGaaagagaaaattaaataagaacTAAAAGAAAATTGGCTAAGGGTCGAATGACACAACTAGTATGGATTATTCATGCTTTAGACTTAGAGTTTGTTATATGTCAACTATGACAATTCTACAAAGTCATGACCAAAACAACAAATTGAAGTGTAGTAACCAACAAATTCAGACTTCTAAGATCAGGAGAACTCAATgaaaaattttctttatttttaattgcaTACTCATTCAAGCACAAATACCACAGATTTACACGTGTGTGTGGTGGTAATGTTAGTACTGTGTATGCTTGAATTGAAAGATGTTAACATCTGATTAATTATAGACCTTATCCACTCTCTCATCAATCCATTCTATTTGATTAGATGCATCACCTCGTACATCCTTTTCCA includes:
- the LOC115700492 gene encoding uncharacterized protein LOC115700492, with translation MNNSKHSKLPPNIRLHSSHRLPHLSSNPFLILSEMKLFLLLLVLIAPLAQATDINYCTKKLYEVKVSKVDINPYPIVRGEPATFAIAATTDTPISGGKIEIDVSVFGIQIHREFLDLCTETSCPVSSGDFVVSHSQALPAFTPPGTYTLRMRMHDESGHELTCISFKFSIGLGSSVADS